catAACATCATTGTTTATCTTGTTATTgcttttcttttcttccTTTACCTTTTCTTGTAGTTTTGTAGTAAATGATGTAATAATagattttttatttttactcatgcttattatgataaaagAGGAATATTCTCTTCCTTTGTCtttcttttcttctttttttttttttttttttttttttttgttaacATAAAGGTTCTTATTGATATTCTTTAATACTTAATTTTAAGAAATGTAAAAGGAGATGTTGaatgtataataaaaaaaaaataaaataaaataaataaaatagatattaatatattaacaaatgtgtataaatgaattataaatagaaaaacaaaatgctttacgaaaaaaataatgcaattaaaaatatatatatatatatatatatatatatatatttttttccataACAAGAAAtagtttttatttttttattttctataatattaaaaaaaaaaattatatttttattatataatcCTTTGTCTAATAATtaatatcatattatatttaattattttttttttttttttgatgaACGATTTGTCTATCCATCTTATATGTCAGTACAGCATATACCTATTCCTAGATTATTCTCTGATGAATATGGtaatatgatattattaacatCTAAAGAAAATTTTCTTAGAACACTATATACTCCAATATATAATTCCATCTTATTAcataaatgataattattagGACAAGATAATATAGCTGTATTCATATCACAATGGAAACATccaaaatatataaatgaagGTTCAATACCACTTAAGGAAGCTGAGGCTTCACTTTGTATTTGATCAGTACCTATActtaaattatatatctttaatTCATCTAATAAAAAAGGGAAATCACAAGAATCTACAGAATATGGGGCTCCACCAATATATATAGGGGAATCATTTGTTTTTGTAATAccttaaaaaaatatataatatatatatttattattttatggaataataaatatgttaaatatgttatatatgtacatataataaatattgtgtatatataacataatcatttaatatattttatctttttaatatttttataaccTTCAGTCAAATAACTTGAATCTAAGATTCCATCAACAAATAGTCTTACATGGTTTATATGTCTAACGACttataacaataaaatgatatatatgtatgtatatttatgtgtgtatacattttaattatatttttatgtaatataaCGTACCTGCCATATGATACCATTGATGATGCcttaatttaaaattacTCAAAAATTCTTCACCGgctatatatatacatattaaaaatatatatatatatcaaagATTTATATAAGAACCATATCATTTTCctatttaatttttatataattgtaGGCATTAATATTACCAGAGTTTGTACTTGATGAAGTACTCAAGACAATTTTGATTCTTCCACTCTATcattaaaagaaaagaaaattttcttattttttattcacTTATAATATGGATACACATAAgagatatatataaatgtttgTTAATTATGTGTATTTGAATGGATTTTTTCcctttttaaataatatatatatatatatatttattttttttatatttatttaattttactttcgtatttattaaaatagCTGGAGAGGATTCCTGGATTTTATCCTTTATAATTCCCTTCACGacaattataaaaattgaTAATTGATATGTTAGAATATTcagaaataaaataataattaatatagGTTTTTACCTTATGTATTACAGGACAGAATTTTTCttccatattatttttcctttaaAATGTAGAGGATATTtaagtaaatatatatatatatatatatatatatacatatattaatgtgctgattttatttttttataccTAGATATTTCATCTTGTAgtagatatataaaaaaggtATATGAAAAATCAACACTCTTGAAATATTCATCAGAATgtggtatatatatataattttgcCTGAACAATGCAGAATTCCCACTTCCTCCAAATCCAGATGAAGCAAAAAATTTTCCATGGGCATGATTCCTATTACCAGTAGCATCAACAGGCATTAAACTATCAAACGAGATATGTGTAGAAATACCTATATAGAAAGAATACATAATATGcaataaacatataaatattttatgtacTCTCTATGGATGAGATAACCATAATAACGAAATTTAAAACaattataaaaatcatAACATTTTAACCATATGGTTTTGCAGAtggtaataatattttttgtcCATTGTTAATACATATGGAAGTATCTATAGAAACATCACATTCTGGTGGTTTTAGACTTAGATCACATTTATattgattatatatatataaccaTAATAAAATTAGATACCATATTTTATAAGGATGTAATAACATCgtatacatacatataaattaatgtatatttttaatagtAAATACAAGgtgaaatataaaaaaaaaaaaaaaaaatatacatacatacatacatacatacatatatatatatatatatatatatatatatatatatataacagttatgtctttattatattaaaacTATTGTTTTGGGATttctataaataaattatagCAGAATAAGCT
This region of Plasmodium gaboni strain SY75 chromosome 12, whole genome shotgun sequence genomic DNA includes:
- a CDS encoding putative secreted ookinete protein, with the translated sequence MLLHPYKIWYLILLWLYIYNQYKCDLSLKPPECDVSIDTSICINNGQKILLPSAKPYGISTHISFDSLMPVDATGNRNHAHGKFFASSGFGGSGNSALFRQNYIYIPHSDEYFKSVDFSYTFFIYLLQDEISRKNNMEEKFCPVIHKGIIKDKIQESSPAILINTKSGRIKIVLSTSSSTNSAGEEFLSNFKLRHHQWYHMAVVRHINHVRLFVDGILDSSYLTEGITKTNDSPIYIGGAPYSVDSCDFPFLLDELKIYNLSIGTDQIQSEASASLSGIEPSFIYFGCFHCDMNTAILSCPNNYHLCNKMELYIGVYSVLRKFSLDVNNIILPYSSENNLGIGICCTDI